The following are encoded in a window of Flavobacterium sp. WC2421 genomic DNA:
- the thrA gene encoding bifunctional aspartate kinase/homoserine dehydrogenase I: MENKPTHITLQNFTTHNGALYASLNLSYQVFGAPLHTAPIILINHALTGNSQVIGESGWWNDIVGVDKTIDTRKYTIVSFDVPGNGFNSATIENYRDFIARDIARIFIEGLRFLKIDSLFALIGGSVGGGIAWEILALEPKLAQNFIPIATDWKATDWLIANCYLQEQILNNSKKPIEDARIHAMLCYRTPESFKEKFNRDINVQLETFQVESWLNYHGEKLEKRFQLSAYKMMNQLLKTIDITRNHESLESIISKVDANIYIVGINSDLFFTAKENRETYNEIKKFKNNVFYSEIDSQHGHDAFLMEYEQLDNLLEVVFKNKKQMKIVKFGGKSLANGEGINTVLDIIESKVKQEEKIAVVVSARGKATDELDDILTIAAKNGNYKPLLESFKTYQKDGFDAVDFSAEFDKLDKLFEGVSLIGDYSPKIKDQVLAQGEVLSAKLLVFLLNQKNIPAKLADTRELIVTDSNFGDAQPLDALSKKNIIQVFKENKDFVLVLTGFIGSNGKQETTTLGRNGSNYTASLIANYINAEELQNFTHVDGIYTANPELVLDAKKIESLSYNEANEMANFGANILHAKTIIPLLEKNIPLRILNTFNHENKGTLITSNSNAAGIKTLSVLENVSLVNLEGRGLLGKTGVDARIFRVMGDNDISVSIISQGSSERGIGLVVAADKATKAMIELEKEFENDFYSKDVNKITVTDNVSVISIIGQDLSTFHKPYTALIKNKIVPILFNNTVTGKNVSLVVKKSELNKALNVIHGEIFGVAKKINIAIFGHGLVGGTLINQILESAKVIEKRKDVKLNVFAIANSRNVLLNKNGVSANWKNEIQTNGASYTIDDVIAYANEHHLENLIAVDNTASATFVENYIPLAENSFDLISSNKVANTLSYGFYKELRKVLADNQKNYLYETNVGAGLPLIDTIKLLHLSGENITKIKGVFSGTLSYLFNNFSAKDVPFSEILKEAIDNGFTEPDPREDLCGNDVGRKLLILARELDLQNEFEEIDIQNLIPEHLREGSAADFLTKLKEFDPIYDKIKTDQKPNHVLRYIGELSGDLQHDKGILEVKLVSVPSDTALGGLKGSDSFFEIYTESYGDRPIVIQGAGAGSAVTARGVFGDILRLSDKG; the protein is encoded by the coding sequence TTGGAAAATAAACCAACACATATTACTTTACAAAATTTCACCACCCATAATGGTGCATTATACGCTAGCCTCAACTTAAGTTATCAAGTTTTTGGTGCTCCGCTGCATACAGCTCCCATTATTTTAATAAACCATGCCTTGACCGGAAATTCACAAGTTATTGGTGAATCAGGTTGGTGGAATGATATCGTGGGTGTCGATAAAACAATTGATACTAGAAAATATACTATTGTCTCTTTTGATGTACCAGGTAACGGATTCAATTCGGCTACCATAGAGAATTACAGAGATTTTATCGCCAGAGATATTGCTAGGATTTTCATCGAAGGACTTCGGTTTTTGAAAATTGATAGTTTATTTGCTCTCATTGGCGGTTCTGTGGGTGGTGGAATTGCTTGGGAAATTTTAGCTTTGGAACCTAAATTGGCACAAAACTTTATTCCTATTGCTACTGATTGGAAAGCGACAGACTGGTTGATTGCTAATTGTTATTTGCAAGAGCAAATCCTTAATAATTCTAAAAAACCAATTGAAGACGCGCGTATTCACGCCATGTTGTGCTACCGAACACCTGAATCTTTCAAAGAAAAATTTAATAGGGATATCAATGTGCAACTCGAAACATTTCAAGTAGAAAGTTGGTTGAATTACCACGGAGAAAAACTAGAAAAAAGGTTTCAACTATCTGCTTATAAAATGATGAATCAATTGTTGAAAACGATTGATATTACTCGGAATCATGAGTCTTTAGAATCGATTATTTCAAAAGTAGATGCCAATATATACATTGTAGGAATCAATTCGGATTTGTTTTTTACAGCAAAAGAAAATCGAGAAACCTATAATGAAATTAAAAAATTTAAAAATAATGTATTCTATAGTGAGATTGACTCACAACACGGGCACGATGCCTTCTTGATGGAATACGAACAATTAGACAATTTATTAGAAGTTGTTTTTAAAAATAAAAAGCAGATGAAAATAGTAAAATTTGGTGGAAAATCTTTGGCTAACGGCGAAGGAATCAATACAGTTTTGGATATTATTGAAAGTAAAGTAAAGCAAGAAGAAAAAATTGCTGTTGTAGTTTCGGCACGTGGCAAAGCAACAGATGAGCTTGATGATATTTTAACCATCGCTGCCAAAAACGGAAACTATAAGCCTTTACTAGAAAGTTTTAAAACCTATCAAAAAGACGGTTTTGACGCAGTAGATTTCTCGGCTGAATTTGATAAACTAGACAAACTATTTGAAGGGGTAAGTTTAATTGGCGATTATAGCCCTAAAATCAAAGACCAAGTTTTAGCGCAAGGTGAAGTGCTTTCGGCAAAATTACTTGTGTTTTTATTGAATCAAAAAAACATTCCTGCAAAGCTGGCTGATACAAGAGAGTTGATTGTAACCGACTCTAATTTTGGTGATGCACAACCATTAGACGCTCTTTCTAAAAAGAATATTATCCAAGTTTTTAAAGAAAATAAAGATTTCGTTCTAGTACTTACTGGTTTTATTGGTTCTAATGGGAAACAAGAAACAACCACTTTGGGTAGAAACGGAAGTAATTATACTGCTTCATTAATTGCTAATTATATTAATGCCGAGGAATTACAAAATTTCACGCATGTTGATGGGATTTATACTGCTAATCCAGAATTGGTTTTAGACGCAAAGAAGATTGAATCGTTGTCGTATAACGAAGCGAATGAAATGGCTAATTTTGGCGCTAACATTTTACATGCGAAAACAATTATTCCGTTATTAGAAAAAAATATTCCACTTCGAATTCTGAATACGTTTAATCATGAAAATAAAGGAACGTTAATTACTTCTAACTCTAATGCTGCAGGAATTAAAACATTGTCTGTTTTAGAAAATGTGTCTTTGGTAAATTTAGAAGGAAGAGGATTACTAGGAAAAACGGGTGTTGATGCGCGTATTTTTAGAGTGATGGGTGATAATGATATTAGTGTAAGTATTATTTCGCAAGGTTCTTCTGAAAGAGGAATTGGTCTTGTGGTTGCTGCTGATAAAGCGACAAAAGCCATGATCGAATTAGAAAAAGAATTCGAAAATGATTTTTATTCTAAGGATGTCAATAAAATCACGGTGACTGATAATGTATCGGTGATTTCGATTATTGGTCAGGATCTAAGTACGTTTCACAAGCCTTATACGGCTTTGATAAAAAATAAAATTGTTCCTATTTTATTCAACAATACTGTTACAGGTAAGAATGTCAGTTTAGTGGTTAAAAAATCAGAACTAAACAAAGCATTGAACGTAATTCATGGAGAGATTTTTGGAGTGGCCAAGAAAATCAATATTGCCATTTTTGGTCATGGATTAGTAGGGGGAACTTTGATAAATCAAATTTTAGAATCGGCCAAAGTCATCGAAAAAAGAAAAGACGTTAAGCTAAATGTGTTTGCTATTGCTAATTCTAGAAATGTCCTTTTGAATAAAAATGGAGTTTCGGCTAACTGGAAAAATGAAATTCAAACTAACGGTGCTTCATATACGATTGATGATGTAATTGCTTACGCAAATGAGCACCATCTAGAGAATTTGATTGCCGTTGATAATACAGCTAGTGCAACGTTTGTAGAGAACTATATTCCGCTTGCCGAAAATAGTTTTGATTTAATCTCTTCTAATAAAGTGGCCAACACATTGAGTTATGGTTTTTATAAAGAACTGAGAAAAGTATTGGCTGATAATCAAAAGAATTATTTGTATGAAACCAATGTTGGTGCAGGTTTACCGTTAATTGACACGATAAAATTATTGCATCTTTCAGGGGAGAATATAACTAAAATCAAAGGAGTTTTCTCAGGAACATTAAGTTATTTATTCAATAATTTCTCGGCTAAGGATGTTCCTTTTAGCGAAATATTGAAAGAGGCAATTGATAATGGTTTTACTGAACCAGACCCAAGAGAGGATTTGTGTGGGAATGACGTAGGAAGGAAATTGTTGATTTTGGCAAGAGAATTGGACTTACAAAATGAATTTGAAGAAATTGATATTCAGAATTTAATTCCGGAGCATTTACGTGAAGGAAGTGCCGCTGATTTCTTGACTAAACTGAAAGAATTTGATCCTATTTACGATAAAATAAAAACAGACCAAAAGCCAAATCATGTCTTGAGATACATTGGAGAATTATCAGGAGATTTGCAGCATGACAAAGGGATTTTGGAAGTAAAATTAGTTTCCGTACCTTCGGATACCGCTTTAGGAGGATTGAAAGGTTCTGATTCTTTCTTCGAAATTTACACCGAATCCTATGGAGATCGTCCAATCGTGATACAAGGAGCAGGAGCAGGTTCAGCAGTTACTGCCAGAGGAGTTTTTGGAGATATATTAAGACTATCGGATAAAGGGTAA
- the metK gene encoding methionine adenosyltransferase produces MAYLFTSESVSEGHPDKIADQISDALIDNFLAFDADSKVACETLVTTGQVILAGEVKSNTYLDVQNIAREVIRKIGYTKSEYMFEANSCGILSAIHEQSADINQGVDRSNPEEQGAGDQGMMFGYATNETENYMPLALDLSHKLLQELALLRRENTAITYLRPDAKSQVTLEYSDDNIPTRIDAIVISTQHDDFDEEAIMLAKIKKDIVEILIPRIIAKNPKSAHLFNDAIHYHINPTGKFVIGGPHGDTGLTGRKIIVDTYGGKGAHGGGAFSGKDPSKVDRSAAYATRHIAKNLVAAGVASEILVQVSYAIGVAKPMGIFIETYGTSKLNLTDGEIAKKVEAIFDMRPYFIEQRLKLRNPIYSETAAYGHMGRTPETVTKTFSAPGGLTKTVEVELFTWEKLDFVDQVKTAFGL; encoded by the coding sequence ATGGCTTATTTATTTACGTCAGAATCTGTGAGCGAAGGACATCCAGACAAAATTGCAGATCAAATTTCAGACGCATTAATTGATAACTTTTTAGCATTTGACGCTGATTCAAAAGTAGCTTGTGAAACTTTAGTGACTACAGGTCAAGTAATTTTAGCAGGTGAGGTAAAATCAAATACCTATTTAGATGTACAAAACATTGCTCGTGAAGTAATCAGAAAGATCGGTTACACCAAAAGCGAATATATGTTTGAAGCCAATTCTTGTGGTATTCTTTCGGCAATTCACGAACAATCAGCAGATATTAATCAAGGTGTTGACCGTTCTAATCCAGAAGAACAAGGAGCGGGTGATCAAGGAATGATGTTTGGTTACGCTACAAACGAAACAGAGAATTATATGCCATTGGCACTTGATTTATCTCATAAATTATTACAAGAATTAGCCCTATTAAGACGTGAAAATACAGCAATCACTTATTTACGTCCTGACGCTAAATCTCAAGTAACACTTGAATATAGTGATGATAACATCCCAACTCGTATTGACGCGATTGTTATATCAACTCAACATGATGATTTTGACGAAGAAGCGATTATGCTTGCTAAAATCAAGAAAGACATTGTGGAAATCTTGATTCCTAGAATCATTGCAAAAAACCCAAAAAGCGCTCATTTATTTAACGATGCGATTCACTACCACATTAACCCAACAGGTAAATTTGTAATAGGTGGACCTCATGGAGATACTGGTTTGACTGGTAGAAAAATCATTGTGGATACTTACGGCGGAAAAGGTGCTCATGGTGGAGGTGCATTCTCAGGTAAAGACCCTAGTAAAGTAGATAGAAGTGCTGCTTATGCAACTCGTCATATCGCTAAAAACTTGGTTGCTGCTGGTGTTGCTAGTGAAATTTTAGTACAAGTATCGTACGCTATTGGTGTTGCTAAACCTATGGGAATCTTTATTGAGACCTACGGAACATCAAAATTGAACTTGACTGACGGTGAAATTGCTAAAAAAGTAGAAGCTATCTTTGATATGCGTCCTTACTTTATTGAACAACGCTTAAAATTAAGAAATCCTATCTACAGTGAAACAGCTGCTTACGGACATATGGGACGTACACCTGAAACGGTAACGAAAACTTTTTCTGCTCCAGGAGGATTAACAAAAACTGTTGAAGTTGAGTTGTTCACATGGGAAAAATTAGACTTTGTTGACCAAGTTAAAACGGCTTTTGGATTGTAA
- a CDS encoding sodium-translocating pyrophosphatase produces the protein MNTIMIYLPIVMAFVGLLFMWVKRAWVLKQDPGDGKMKEISDHIYEGALAFLKAEYRLLTFFVIGASIALAGVSYFVPTTNILIVVAFVFGAFFSALAGNMGMKIATKTNVRTTQAARTSLPQALKVSFGGGTVMGLGVAGLAVLGLTSFFIFFFHYFMNGVWTSNEDMTIVLETLAGFSLGAESIALFARVGGGIYTKAADVGADLVGKVEAGIPEDDPRNPATIADNVGDNVGDVAGMGADLFGSYVATVLAAMVLGNYVIKDMGGKIEDVFGGIGPILLPMAIAGFGILFSIIGTMLVKITDVNAKEAQVQKALNIGNWVSIGLTTIACYFLVQYMLPTTMKMEFFGEGIQDISSMRVFYATIVGLVVGATISSVTEYYTGLGTKPVMAIVQKSSTGAGTNVIAGLATGMISTFPTVLLFAAAIWTSYAFAGFYGVALAASAMMATTAMQLAIDAFGPISDNAGGIAEMSELPKEVRTRTDILDSVGNTTAATGKGFAIASAALTSLALFAAYVTFTGIDGINIFKAPVLAMLFVGGMIPVVFSALAMNSVGKAAMDMVYEVRRQFKEIPGIMEGTGKPEYAKCVDISTKAALREMMLPGILTIGFPIAIVILGKLVYGDNNQLIAEMLGGYMAGVTVSGVLWAVFQNNAGGAWDNAKKSFEAGVMINGEMTYKGSEAHKAAVTGDTVGDPFKDTSGPSMNILIKLTCLIGLVMAPILGNGSHTISDSKASCCMTTGSCTSMSKEECIAKGCTNPSCEHMMSGNKMMHEEVSKQIMIEKTSVNGTVVGTVTTTVNGKVDTQVFEGTDAEVQAKIDALK, from the coding sequence ATGAATACAATTATGATTTACTTGCCAATAGTAATGGCATTTGTTGGACTTCTGTTTATGTGGGTTAAAAGAGCTTGGGTGTTAAAACAAGATCCTGGAGATGGAAAAATGAAAGAGATTTCAGATCACATCTACGAAGGAGCATTAGCATTTCTTAAAGCAGAATATAGGTTATTAACATTTTTCGTAATAGGAGCAAGTATTGCATTGGCAGGGGTTTCTTATTTCGTGCCGACTACAAATATATTAATCGTAGTAGCTTTTGTTTTTGGAGCGTTTTTTTCTGCCCTCGCGGGGAATATGGGAATGAAAATAGCAACTAAAACAAATGTAAGAACAACACAAGCTGCTCGTACCAGTTTGCCACAAGCTTTAAAAGTTTCTTTTGGTGGTGGGACTGTAATGGGATTAGGTGTAGCGGGGTTGGCCGTTTTAGGGTTAACTTCTTTCTTTATTTTCTTTTTTCATTACTTCATGAATGGGGTTTGGACTTCTAATGAAGACATGACAATTGTTCTAGAGACATTGGCAGGGTTCTCACTTGGTGCTGAATCTATCGCTTTGTTTGCTCGTGTAGGAGGTGGTATTTATACTAAAGCAGCCGATGTTGGCGCTGATTTAGTAGGTAAAGTAGAAGCAGGTATTCCTGAAGATGATCCTCGTAATCCAGCAACTATTGCTGATAATGTGGGCGATAATGTGGGTGATGTAGCAGGTATGGGGGCCGATTTATTTGGTTCTTACGTAGCTACCGTTTTAGCGGCTATGGTACTAGGTAATTATGTTATCAAAGATATGGGTGGGAAGATCGAGGATGTCTTTGGAGGAATCGGTCCTATATTATTACCGATGGCTATTGCTGGTTTCGGAATATTGTTTTCCATCATCGGAACGATGCTGGTAAAAATTACTGATGTGAATGCTAAAGAAGCTCAAGTTCAAAAAGCGTTAAACATCGGGAACTGGGTTTCTATTGGTCTTACTACCATTGCTTGTTATTTTTTAGTGCAATATATGTTACCTACAACAATGAAAATGGAATTTTTTGGTGAAGGAATACAGGATATCTCTTCAATGCGCGTATTCTACGCTACTATCGTAGGTTTAGTAGTTGGGGCAACAATTTCATCAGTAACGGAGTATTATACAGGATTGGGGACAAAACCAGTAATGGCAATTGTACAAAAATCAAGTACTGGAGCTGGAACTAATGTTATTGCAGGATTAGCAACAGGAATGATTTCTACTTTTCCAACAGTTTTATTATTCGCAGCCGCCATTTGGACTTCATATGCTTTTGCAGGATTTTACGGTGTGGCTCTAGCAGCTTCGGCAATGATGGCCACTACAGCGATGCAATTAGCAATTGATGCTTTTGGACCAATATCTGATAATGCTGGTGGAATTGCTGAAATGAGCGAATTGCCAAAAGAAGTACGTACTAGAACAGATATTTTAGACTCTGTAGGGAATACTACAGCGGCAACTGGTAAAGGTTTTGCTATAGCTTCTGCAGCATTGACTTCATTGGCTTTATTTGCAGCATATGTAACATTTACGGGGATTGATGGGATTAATATTTTTAAAGCACCTGTTTTGGCCATGTTATTTGTAGGAGGAATGATACCAGTAGTTTTCTCCGCATTAGCGATGAACTCAGTGGGAAAAGCTGCTATGGATATGGTGTATGAAGTGCGTCGTCAGTTTAAAGAAATTCCTGGAATTATGGAAGGAACTGGCAAACCTGAATATGCAAAATGTGTTGATATTTCTACAAAAGCCGCATTACGTGAAATGATGTTGCCGGGAATCTTGACCATTGGTTTTCCGATTGCAATTGTAATACTTGGTAAGTTAGTTTATGGCGATAATAACCAATTGATTGCGGAAATGCTTGGAGGTTATATGGCTGGAGTTACCGTTTCTGGTGTGCTTTGGGCTGTTTTTCAAAATAATGCAGGTGGCGCTTGGGATAACGCTAAGAAGTCTTTTGAGGCAGGTGTTATGATTAATGGAGAAATGACGTATAAAGGATCTGAAGCGCATAAAGCTGCAGTCACTGGAGATACTGTTGGAGATCCATTTAAAGATACATCAGGACCATCTATGAATATTTTAATTAAACTTACTTGTTTGATAGGATTAGTTATGGCACCAATTTTAGGTAATGGTAGTCATACTATTTCTGATTCTAAGGCTAGTTGTTGTATGACAACTGGGTCATGTACTTCGATGTCTAAAGAAGAGTGTATTGCAAAAGGATGTACAAATCCATCTTGTGAACACATGATGTCAGGGAATAAAATGATGCATGAAGAAGTCTCTAAACAAATAATGATTGAAAAAACAAGTGTAAACGGAACTGTTGTAGGAACAGTAACTACAACTGTTAATGGGAAAGTAGATACCCAAGTTTTTGAAGGTACGGATGCTGAGGTTCAGGCAAAAATTGATGCTTTGAAGTAA
- a CDS encoding deoxynucleoside kinase, giving the protein MHIAVAGNIGSGKTTLTRLLAKHFKWEPHFEDVVDNPYLDDFYHQMERWSFNLQIYFLNSRFRQVMQIRESGKKIIQDRTIYEDAHIFAPNLYSMGLMTNRDFQNYSSLFELMESTVKAPDLLIYLRSSIPNLVGQIHKRGREYESTISIDYLSRLNERYEAWIHTYDRGKLLIIDVDNINFVDNPEDLGGIIHRIDTEINGLF; this is encoded by the coding sequence ATGCACATAGCAGTAGCAGGAAACATTGGATCTGGAAAAACAACTTTAACACGTTTATTAGCGAAACACTTTAAATGGGAACCCCATTTTGAAGATGTTGTTGACAATCCATATTTGGATGACTTCTATCATCAAATGGAACGTTGGTCCTTTAATTTACAAATTTATTTCTTGAATAGTCGTTTCCGTCAAGTAATGCAAATTCGTGAAAGTGGTAAAAAAATTATTCAGGACAGAACCATTTATGAGGACGCACATATCTTTGCTCCCAATCTTTATTCGATGGGATTAATGACAAATCGTGATTTCCAGAATTACAGTTCTCTCTTTGAACTAATGGAATCAACAGTTAAAGCACCCGATTTATTGATTTATTTAAGAAGTTCCATTCCTAACTTAGTTGGTCAAATTCACAAACGTGGCCGCGAATACGAATCCACAATTTCTATTGATTATTTAAGCCGTTTGAACGAACGCTATGAAGCATGGATTCATACTTATGATAGAGGGAAGTTACTTATTATAGACGTTGATAATATTAATTTTGTCGACAATCCAGAAGATTTAGGAGGCATCATACACCGCATAGATACTGAAATAAACGGATTGTTTTAG
- a CDS encoding PLP-dependent aspartate aminotransferase family protein, with the protein MSEQEYGFETQAIRNQLERTQYLEHSVPLYLTSSFVFEDAEDMRASFAEEKDRNIYSRYSNPNTNEFINKVCKMEGAEAGFAFASGMAAVYSTFAALLQSGDHIVSSSSVFGATHSLFVNYFPKWNIETTYFDINKPETIESCIKPNTKILFAESPTNPAVDIIDLELLGAIAKKHNLILIIDNCFATPYIQQSIKWGAHLVVHSATKLMDGQGRVLGGVTVGDAELIQKIYLFSRLTGPSLSPFNAWVLSKSLETLAIRLDRHCENALKVAEFLEQHPNINRVKYPFLKSHPQYEIAQKQMKLGGNIVAFEIKGGLEAGRAFLDKIKLCSLSPNLGDTRTIVTHPASTTHTKLSVEERLAVSITDGLVRVSVGLETVADVIADLEQALS; encoded by the coding sequence ATGAGCGAACAAGAATACGGTTTTGAAACACAAGCCATACGTAACCAATTAGAAAGAACACAATATTTAGAACATTCAGTTCCTTTGTACTTAACATCAAGTTTTGTATTTGAAGATGCCGAAGACATGCGTGCTTCTTTTGCTGAAGAGAAAGATAGAAATATTTATAGCCGTTACAGTAATCCTAATACTAACGAATTCATAAACAAAGTTTGTAAAATGGAGGGTGCTGAAGCTGGATTTGCTTTTGCATCTGGAATGGCAGCGGTTTATTCTACTTTTGCAGCTTTGTTGCAATCAGGAGATCATATTGTGTCTTCTAGTAGTGTTTTTGGAGCAACACATTCTTTGTTTGTAAATTATTTTCCAAAGTGGAATATTGAAACAACGTATTTTGATATCAATAAACCTGAAACAATTGAGAGTTGTATAAAACCCAATACAAAGATTCTTTTTGCTGAATCACCAACCAATCCCGCAGTTGATATTATAGATTTGGAACTGTTAGGGGCTATTGCTAAAAAGCACAATTTGATTTTGATTATTGACAACTGTTTTGCAACTCCATATATTCAGCAATCTATAAAATGGGGAGCGCATTTGGTGGTGCATTCTGCAACTAAATTAATGGATGGACAAGGTAGAGTTTTAGGTGGAGTAACAGTTGGTGATGCGGAATTGATTCAAAAAATCTATTTATTTTCACGACTTACCGGTCCTTCGTTATCACCATTTAATGCTTGGGTATTATCAAAAAGTTTAGAAACATTGGCGATTCGTTTAGATAGACATTGCGAAAACGCATTGAAAGTAGCAGAGTTTTTAGAACAGCATCCTAATATAAATAGAGTAAAATATCCATTTTTAAAATCGCATCCACAATATGAAATTGCTCAAAAACAGATGAAGTTGGGTGGAAACATTGTGGCTTTTGAAATAAAAGGCGGACTAGAAGCAGGACGAGCGTTTTTGGATAAAATAAAACTATGTTCGCTTTCGCCAAATTTAGGAGATACAAGAACAATCGTGACGCATCCGGCATCAACAACGCATACCAAATTATCTGTTGAGGAAAGATTAGCAGTAAGTATTACTGATGGATTAGTGCGTGTTTCAGTAGGATTAGAAACCGTAGCCGATGTTATTGCCGATTTAGAGCAAGCACTTTCGTAA
- a CDS encoding inorganic diphosphatase produces the protein MTADKITTFDVLIEIPRGSRNKYEYDFEIKRMRFDRMLFSSMMYPADYGFIPETLALDGDPLDVLVLVNEPTFPGCVMEVKPIGVFHMADDKGPDEKVICVPVSDPIWNSLNDLSDMNPHLLKEIEHFFQVYKDLENKTVDVGGWGDVGEAYDIIKKCTDRFNQIENKPEGLFSIK, from the coding sequence ATGACTGCAGATAAAATAACAACTTTCGATGTGTTAATCGAAATTCCAAGAGGAAGTAGAAATAAATACGAGTATGATTTCGAAATAAAAAGAATGCGTTTTGATAGAATGTTATTCTCTTCAATGATGTATCCAGCTGATTATGGTTTCATTCCTGAAACTTTAGCTTTAGATGGAGATCCACTTGATGTATTGGTTTTAGTAAATGAACCCACTTTTCCAGGATGTGTAATGGAAGTAAAGCCAATTGGTGTTTTCCACATGGCAGATGATAAAGGACCAGATGAAAAAGTAATTTGCGTACCAGTTTCAGATCCAATTTGGAATTCATTAAATGACTTGTCTGATATGAATCCACACTTACTAAAAGAAATTGAACATTTCTTTCAAGTATACAAAGATCTTGAAAACAAAACAGTTGATGTTGGTGGCTGGGGAGATGTAGGTGAAGCGTATGACATCATAAAAAAATGTACAGATCGTTTTAATCAAATCGAAAACAAACCAGAGGGATTATTTAGTATTAAATAA
- a CDS encoding Rrf2 family transcriptional regulator translates to MLSKKTKYGIKALTFLARQEDQTPVAIADIAKSENISIKFLESILLLLRHSGFLGAKKGKGGGYYLIKDPKEINMAKVYRILEGPIALLPCASHNFYEKCDDCTDEAACAVRKLMTEVRDNTLKILENNSLADIAF, encoded by the coding sequence ATGCTTTCAAAGAAAACAAAATACGGAATTAAAGCTTTGACTTTTTTGGCCCGCCAAGAAGATCAAACTCCTGTTGCTATTGCTGATATTGCAAAAAGCGAAAACATTTCGATAAAATTTTTAGAAAGTATTTTGTTGCTTTTGCGTCATTCAGGTTTTTTGGGTGCCAAAAAAGGAAAAGGGGGCGGTTATTATTTAATCAAAGATCCGAAAGAGATCAATATGGCTAAAGTGTACCGTATTCTCGAAGGGCCAATCGCTTTATTGCCTTGTGCTAGTCATAATTTTTATGAAAAATGTGATGACTGTACTGATGAAGCTGCTTGTGCAGTGCGTAAATTAATGACAGAAGTGAGGGATAATACACTGAAGATACTCGAAAACAATTCCTTGGCTGACATTGCTTTTTAA
- a CDS encoding OsmC family protein, which produces MKITLNRVNDNFHFELKNERGHIVNVDSRPEFGGDDEGPSPMELVLMGVAGCSAIDMISILKKQRQEITSFKAEVEGERVQVGEAKPFKDIHLVFYLEGNIKEDKAAKAAQLSFDKYCSVSKTLEPTATIHYKVVLNDIELAKI; this is translated from the coding sequence ATGAAAATCACATTAAATAGAGTAAATGATAATTTCCATTTCGAATTAAAAAACGAACGTGGGCATATTGTAAACGTAGATAGCCGTCCAGAATTTGGTGGCGATGATGAAGGACCAAGTCCGATGGAATTAGTATTAATGGGAGTTGCAGGATGTAGCGCCATCGATATGATTTCGATTCTAAAAAAACAAAGACAAGAAATTACTTCTTTCAAAGCTGAGGTTGAGGGAGAGCGCGTGCAAGTAGGAGAAGCAAAACCTTTTAAAGATATTCACTTGGTTTTTTATTTAGAAGGAAACATAAAAGAAGATAAAGCAGCCAAGGCAGCACAATTATCTTTCGATAAATATTGTTCCGTTTCTAAAACATTAGAACCTACAGCAACAATTCACTATAAAGTGGTATTGAATGATATCGAATTAGCTAAAATTTAA